The DNA region TTTACTCCCTTATTTTTTTGCTAAAACTTTATCAATTTCATTGATCACTTCTCCACTTTTCGAATATCCACTACTGATCATTATATACTGACCATTTACTTTTAATAATACTGCGGGAAATCCAGTCACTCCAAGTACCTCAATCTGTTTAAACTCAGCTGCAATTGCCTGTTTCATTTGTTGAGAGTTGAAGGTTTCTCTAAACAAATCCTTATCGATACCAAACTCCGGAAGTAGTTCCAAATAAGTATTAATATCTGAAGTATTTCTATTCTTCACATAAAATGAATTTTGAACCTTTTTAAAGAATTCAAATTCGGAACCTGGCTTTAATTTACGAACCGTTGCTATTGCTCTTGCTGCAGGTTCAGTATCATAAATAAAGCTGCTGGAATCAGCCAGAATATTATAAGCAAAAGGCTGTCCACTTACCTTTGAAACCTCCTTCCAGTGCTTTTTCAGGAACCTCTTCATCTCCGCATCCATTGGTTCCTTTGTATAAGGCCTCAATCCACCGTTTAAAAGTTTAAATTCAAGTTTATTCTTAAAGTGTTCTTTTGTCGCAGTTATTTCCGGTGAAAAGCCGTAACACCAGGAACACATGGCATCACCTACATAAATCAATTCAGGC from Sporocytophaga myxococcoides includes:
- a CDS encoding DsbA family protein; its protein translation is MSFRSFIVTAIVLALTVISTMAFKIRQKKDSEKPELIYVGDAMCSWCYGFSPEITATKEHFKNKLEFKLLNGGLRPYTKEPMDAEMKRFLKKHWKEVSKVSGQPFAYNILADSSSFIYDTEPAARAIATVRKLKPGSEFEFFKKVQNSFYVKNRNTSDINTYLELLPEFGIDKDLFRETFNSQQMKQAIAAEFKQIEVLGVTGFPAVLLKVNGQYIMISSGYSKSGEVINEIDKVLAKK